The following are from one region of the Nicotiana tomentosiformis chromosome 7, ASM39032v3, whole genome shotgun sequence genome:
- the LOC104097491 gene encoding cytokinin dehydrogenase 3-like, with amino-acid sequence MAKLYSLGYLVIFFTISRLVSIIGKPSITNEVLSHLDIATRLSVNISDATIATSTDFGKLVQEIPAAVLYPSSIHDIVKLINYSNNGAISAPIGVAARGHGHSVRGQAMSPNGVVVVMSSLNNNNNNNNNNGKIRVFWESSLGFYYADVGGEQLWIDVLHATLEHGLAPVSWTDYLYLSVGGTLSNAGISGQTFKYGPQISNVLEMDVITGKGELVTCSKRTNSELFFAVLGSLGQFGIIIRARIVLEKAPTRVKWVRVLYSDFSKFTRDQEKLISINDGMDYVEGSLMMNQSPPNNWRSSFFSTSNQSKILSLISKYGIIYCLEMVKYYDDQTANTVDKELQKMMRGLNFVFGHIFKKDTAFVHFLNRVRSGELMLQSKGMWDVPHPWLNLFVPKSSIMDFNVGVFLDIILRQNKSTGPILVYPTTRKRWDDRMSVVIPEEDTFYCVGLLHSSRFNDWEVLDGQNEEIINCCEKAGLNVKQYLPHYKTKEAWMNHFGKKWKIFQQRKSQFDPKMILSPGQKIFI; translated from the exons ATGGCTAAACTTTATTCCCTAGGTTACTTAGTTATTTTCTTCACTATTAGCCGTTTAGTGTCCATCATAGGTAAACCTTCAATTACAAATGAAGTTCTTTCCCACCTTGATATTGCAACAAGACTTAGTGTAAATATTTCAGATGCCACTATAGCAACTTCCACTGATTTTGGAAAACTTGTTCAAGAAATCCCAGCTGCAGTTCTTTACCCTTCCTCCATTCATGACATTGTTAAGCTCATAAACTACTCCAACAATGGCGCCATTTCTGCCCCTATTGGCGTCGCGGCGAGAGGACATGGCCATTCAGTGAGGGGACAAGCCATGTCACCAAATGGGGTTGTGGTGGTCATGAGTTctttgaataataataataataataataataataatggaaaAATTAGGGTTTTTTGGGAGAGTAGTTTAGGGTTTTATTATGCAGATGTGGGAGGTGAGCAGCTTTGGATTGATGTTTTGCATGCCACTTTAGAGCATGGACTTGCACCTGTCTCTTGGACTGATTATTTATATCTCTCCGTTGGAGGAACTCTCTCTAATGCTGGAATTAGTGGCCAAACTTTCAAATATGGTCCTCAGATTAGTAATGTTCTTGAAATGGATGTTATCACAG GTAAAGGGGAACTTGTCACTTGTTCCAAGCGGACAAATTCGGAGCTGTTTTTTGCAGTTTTAGGAAGTCTAGGCCAGTTTGGGATCATAATCAGAGCAAGAATTGTCTTAGAGAAAGCACCAACAAGA GTGAAATGGGTTAGAGTATTGTATAGTGATTTTTCAAAATTCACAAGAGACCAAGAAAAACTGATCTCCATTAATGATGGCATGGACTATGTGGAAGGCTCTCTAATGATGAATCAAAGTCCTCCAAATAATTGGAGATCTTCTTTTTTCTCAACTTCCAACCAATCTAAAATACTTTCCTTGATATCCAAATATGGAATTATCTACTGTTTGGAAATGGTCAAGTACTATGATGATCAGACTGCTAATACAGTTGATAAG GAATTGCAGAAGATGATGAGAGGTTTGAACTTTGTGTTTGGACACATATTCAAGAAAGATACAGCCTTTGTACATTTTCTGAATAGAGTGAGAAGTGGTGAGCTAATGTTGCAATCAAAGGGAATGTGGGATGTTCCTCACCCTTGGCTCAATCTCTTTGTACCAAAGTCCAGTATTATGGACTTTAATGTTGGTGTCTTTTTGGACATCATTCTCAGACAAAACAAGTCCACAGGACCTATTCTTGTGTACCCAACAACCAGAAAAAG ATGGGATGATCGGATGTCTGTTGTGATACCAGAAGAGGACACATTCTACTGCGTAGGGCTATTGCATTCTAGTAGATTCAATGACTGGGAAGTTTTGGATGGACAAAATGAAGAAATCATAAACTGCTGTGAAAAAGCTGGTCTCAACGTCAAGCAGTATCTTCCGCATTACAAAACCAAGGAAGCTTGGATGAATCATTTTGGCAAAAAATGGAAAATATTTCAACAAAGGAAAAGTCAGTTTGATCCAAAGATGATTCTGTCACCAGGACAAAAGATTTTCATTTAG
- the LOC104097490 gene encoding CRM-domain containing factor CFM3, chloroplastic/mitochondrial produces the protein MAAMASTQLSFDYISPPFTYPSSKPLQLPIPLPKIQSLHNFRAKNIRIYCSSQTIHSDKENQTNQSKKKQKPRPSFLEQVQNKWSVKTTSLREKFPWQELNSVSIEEVAEQDLQFSVAKTEENPVVNESVSSGSRIKVNLAPWVHGNQPKKSQLDSFEARNFEKNANWENNVSQELDIEPGKDEKDIKLETKVLHRYEVQDNKGGSFTESSSKNSVRLPWQGERDVGPVGGDKLRKSNAEMAEKMIPEPQLKKLRNAALRLVERIKVGSAGITQELVDSIHEKWKVDEIVKLRFEGPPSHNMKRTHEILEHRTGGLVIWRSGSSIVLYRGISYKLPCVQSFTTRNDDIDESESSKNANGQSFGVKSLNEATERPRNGFSNLSGAEIMDLSELNMLLDEVGPRFKDWSGREPLPVDADLLPAVVPGYRPPFRRLPYGAKLNLKNKEMTYLRRTARIMPPHFALGRNRELQGLAAAMAKLWRRNAIAKIAIKRGVHNTSNERMAEELKVLTGGTLVSRNKDYIVFYRGNDFLPPRVTEALVEAESKSAFLQDQEEQARQRAATLIHSDTKAPKRPLIAGTLSETIAATSRWGNQPSIEEREKMMRDAAVARHASLVKHLEQKLAHAKGKIKKAENMLRKLQENREPSELPTDLEILSAEERFLFRKMGLSMKPFLLLGRRDVFDGTIENIHLHWKYRELVKIIAERRNAAQIKHIAVTLETESGGLLVSIDKTTQGYAIILYRGKNYQRPSEFRPKNLLTKRQALTRSIELQRREALKHHITELQDKLQNLKSDLEDMNMVEEIDEETLYSRLDPSDDEDDMEENFEEKDQN, from the exons ATGGCCGCTATGGCCTCTACGCAATTATCGTTTGATTATATTTCTCCTCCTTTCACTTATCCTTCTTCAAAACCACTTCAACTTCCCATTCCATTACCCAAAATTCAATCTTTGCACAACTTTAGAGCTAAAAATATCAGAATTTACTGTTCTTCCCAAACAATTCATTCAGATAAAGAAAATCAAACCAATCAGTCAAAAAAGAAGCAAAAACCCAGACCAAGCTTTCTTGAACAAGTTCAAAATAAATGGTCTGTTAAAACCACTTCATTAAGGGAAAAATTCCCTTGGCAAGAACTAAATTCAGTATCAATAGAAGAAGTTGCAGAACAAGACCTCCAGTTTTCTGTGGCAAAAACTGAAGAAAATCCAGTAGTAAATGAGTCAGTGAGTTCTGGTTCAAGAATTAAGGTAAATTTAGCTCCTTGGGTTCATGGAAATCAACCCAAAAAATCTCAACTTGATTCTTTTGAGGCTAGAAATTTTGAAAAGAATGCTAATTGGGAAAATAATGTTTCTCAAGAATTGGATATTGAACCAGGAAAGGATGAAAAAGATATCAAACTGGAAACAAAGGTTTTACATAGATATGAGGTTCAAGACAATAAAGGTGGTTCCTTTACTGAGAGTTCCTCTAAAAATTCAGTTAGATTGCCATGGCAAGGTGAGAGAGATGTGGGACCCGTAGGGGGAGACAAGCTGAGAAAAAGCAATGCAGAAATGGCAGAGAAAATGATACCTGAGCCTCAACTGAAGAAGCTAAGAAATGCAGCATTGAGGTTGGTGGAGAGAATAAAGGTTGGATCAGCTGGTATAACACAGGAATTAGTTGACTCAATTCATGAGAAGTGGAAAGTGGATGAGATTGTTAAATTGAGATTTGAAGGTCCTCCTTCACATAATATGAAGAGGACTCATGAGATTCTAGAG CATAGAACTGGAGGATTAGTGATCTGGAGATCAGGCAGTTCCATAGTGTTATACAGAGGAATATCATACAAGCTTCCTTGTGTACAATCTTTTACGACAAGAAACGACGATATTGACGAATCAGAGTCTTCAAAGAATGCTAACGGTCAAAGCTTTGGAGTCAAATCCTTAAATGAAGCTACTGAAAGACCGAGAAATGGTTTCAGTAATCTGTCTGGTGCAGAAATAATGGATTTAAGCGAGCTCAACATGCTGCTAGATGAAGTTGGTCCACGATTCAAAGATTGGTCAGGTCGTGAACCACTGCCTGTTGATGCTGATCTGTTGCCTGCTGTTGTTCCTGGCTATAGACCTCCTTTTCGGCGTCTTCCTTATGGAGCTAAACTCAACCTAAAAAACAAAGAAATGACGTACCTGCGCAGAACTGCGAGAATTATGCCCCCTCATTTTGCTTTAG GAAGGAACAGAGAACTGCAAGGTTTAGCCGCAGCCATGGCGAAGCTATGGAGAAGAAATGCTATTGCGAAGATAGCGATAAAACGTGGTGTGCACAATACAAGCAATGAAAGAATGGCAGAAGAACTTAAG GTATTGACTGGAGGGACGCTGGTCTCCAGGAATAAGGATTATATTGTCTTTTACAGGGGTAATGATTTCTTGCCACCTCGTGTCACGGAAGCCCTAGTAGAAGCAGAGAGCAAAAGTGCTTTCTTACAGGATCAAGAAGAACAAGCACGGCAAAGAGCAGCAACCCTTATTCATTCTGATACTAAAGCTCCTAAAAGGCCATTGATTGCTGGAACTCTTTCTGAAACTATAGCAGCCACCTCACGCTGGGGAAACCAACCTAGTATTGAAGAGAGGGAGAAAATGATGAGAGACGCTGCTGTAGCAAGGCATGCTTCTCTTGTCAAGCATCTTGAACAGAAGCTAGCCCAT GCAAAAGGCAAGATCAAAAAGGCAGAAAATATGTTACGGAAATTGCAGGAAAATCGGGAACCATCTGAGCTGCCAACTGATTTGGAAATATTATCTGCTGAGGAAAGGTTTCTGTTTCGTAAGATGGGTCTCAGCATGAAACCTTTTCTGCTTCTAG GGAGGCGAGATGTTTTTGATGGAACTATAGAGAACATACATTTACATTGGAAATACCGGGAGCTAGTAAAGATCATTGCAGAGAGGAGAAATGCAGCACAAATAAAACACATTGCAGTTACTCTTGAGACTGAAAGTGGTGGCCTTTTGGTATCTATAGACAAGACTACCCAAGGCTACGCAATTATACTCTATCGTGGGAAAAATTACCAGCGTCCTAGTGAATTCAGGCCCAAAAATCTTTTGACTAAGAGGCAGGCTTTGACCCGTTCAATTGAACTTCAGAGACGTGAG GCACTAAAGCATCATATAACGGAGTTGCAGGATAAGCTTCAGAATTTGAAGTCTGATCTA GAAGATATGAACATGGTTGAGGAGATTGATGAGGAGACCTTATACTCGAGATTAGATCCATCTGATGATGAGGATGACATGGAAGAG AATTTCGAGGAGAAAGATCAGAACTAG